From the Deinococcus aetherius genome, the window CTCCCCCTTCGTGGGGGAGGGCCGGGGAGGGGGGGAAGGCGAGCCAGCTCCACCATAAAGAAGATGCCTTCCCCTTCCTGCTGACGTGGGAAGCGGCGACGGTCCACCCCCTCCCAACCTCCCCCCTCAAGGGGGAGGAGCTAAAAGACCTTCACCGCCGCAGCAACTGCCCCCGCCCCGGGTCCCCGACGAATTGCCCGCCCTCGACTGCCACCTCGCCGCGAACCGTCACCACGTCGGGCCGACCGTCGATCTCCCAGCCCTCGAAGCCGCTGTAGTCGTTGTTCATGTGACTCGTCGCCGCCGAGATGTGGCCCCGGTAGCCCGGGTCGTAGATCACGAGGTCGGCATCCGACCCCACCGAGATGGTGCCCTTTCGGGGGAAGAGGCCGAAGAGCTTGGCGGCCTTCGTGCTCGCCGACTCCACGAAGCGGCTGAGACTCAGACTGCCCCGGCTCACCCCGTAGGTGTAAAGCAGGTTCACCCGGTCCTCGATGGCGGGGATGCCGTTGGGAATCCTCGTGAAGTCGCCCTCGCCCATCGCCTTTTGCGACACATCAAAGGGGCAGTGGTCGGTGCCCACGGTGTCGATCAGGCCCTGCTCCAGCGCGGTCCAGAGTGCATGTTGATTGTGCTTCTCGCGCAGGGGCGGGCTCATGACGTACTTGGCGCCCTCCACGCCGGGGCGCTCGGCGTAGGTCTTGTCCAGCAGGAAGTGCGGGATGACGGACTCGATGTGAAGGTTGACGCCCCGCCGCTTGGCCTCCAGTGCCGCCTCCAGCGCCCGCTCGTTGGAGAGGTGAACGACGTACCCCTCGGCCCCCGTCATCTCCACGAAGGCGGCGAAGTGGGCGGTGCCCTCGGCCTCCACCCCCTCCGGGCGGCTGGGCTCGTGCCACTCGGGGCCGGTCTTGCCCTCGGCCAGGAGTTTGCGTTGCAGTTGCGCCACCAGTTCCGCGTTCTCGCAGTGGGCGGTGACGACCACGCCGAGTTCGCGCGCCAGGGTGAGCACCCGGTAGAGCACGTCGTCGTCAATGCCGAAGGCACCCTTATACGCCAGGAACACCTTGAAGGACTTCATGCCCTGCCCCACCAGCTCGCGCAGGGTGGTTTCCGTCTTGTCGTCCCAGCGCGTTACCCCCAGGTGGAAGGTGTAGTCGCAGGCGCTCTTCCCCTCCGACAGCCCGGTCCACTTCTCCCAGCCCTCCCGCAGCGGCTCGCTCTGGGCGGGCGCCAGCATCTCGATGTAGGTGGTCGTCCCGCCGATCAGGGCCGCCTGGCTGGCCGTCGTGTGCGTGTCCTTGGCAAAGGTGCCCATGAACGGGAGGTAGACGTGGACGTGCGGGTCGATAAAGCCGGGAAAGACGTACTTGCCGCTCGCGTCGATCACGCGGGCACCCTCGGGCGCGGTCAGCCCCTCCCCGATCTGGCTGATGGTCTCGCCCTCCACGAGGAGGTCGGCGGTGTAGTCGGCGTCGGCGGTGATGATGCGGCCATTCTTGATCAGGAGAGCCACGAAACCTCCGTTACAGGTCGGCGGGGGTCAATACGGTTAGGCCAAAACGTTTGAAGTCGGGGGCATTGAGGGTGAGGAGGGCGCCCAAGTCGTGTGCCAAAGCAGCAGCAGCCAGGCGGGCATCGTGAGCCTGCTTGCCGGAGACTTGATGCGTCATGACCAGATTGAGCCAAGTGTTGAACAGGTCCAGTGGGTCCGGAAGCAGGGCGAAGGCACCGCTCAGCAGCCGAAGGGCGGTGTTCACCTCCTCGGTGGTGTAACTCAGGCCATTGCTGGTTCCGTAAGGCCGGGTCGCCACCACCCAGTACTCGTACATGACCTGTGGGACGAGTACGAGTTCGTCCCCCCGCTCCATCAATCGGTCAACGGCGGCCTCCACCTCGGTGTGCTGCTCGGCGTCCTTTTGCACGTAACGCAGCATGATGTTGGTGTCGGCCAGCACACGCATCAGTCGTAGACCAGTTCGTTGATCTCGGCCCGGGTCGTGGGAACCGGGCCACCACCGGCGCGCATCACCTGCTGCTTGAACGCGGCGTAAGCGGCGGCCCGCTCCCCGGCGTCCGCGATCTCGCTCAGCCGACGCATGGGCGGACTCAGGGTGATGTTTTGGCCCTCCACGCTCAGCCGGAAGGTCTGGTTCCTCAGGCGGGCCAGCAGTTCGGGGGCTCCGTGCAGGCGACCCTCGGCGTCTATCTCGATCAAGGCGTCCAGTTGTGGCGCTTCCATATTGCCCCCTTTCCTTAAGTTTAAGCTCAGTGAATCTCGATCCCCGCCTCCTCGCGGTACGCCTCCATCGCGCCCCACTCCTGAGTCACGGCAGGGCGGGTGGCGGTGAGCTGGTCCCAGGTGACGGACGGGCGGCCGCTGGGCACGCTGACCATCTCGATACAGCCGTCCACCGGGCAGACGTTGGCGCACAGGGCGCACCCCACGCAGTCGGGCTCGCGGACGACCGGGGTGGCCCGACCCTGGGCGACCTGCTTTCCGCCGTCCCGCACGTTAAAGCCGGGGTTCACCTTTACCCCCTCCGGCGAGTACAGGTCGATGCACTGGTGGGCGGTGTCGTTGCAGGCCACGTAACAGAGGTCACACTGAATGCACTTGTCGGGGTCGATGCGCGCGACTGCCTGGTAACCGAGGTCCAGCCCGCCGAAGCTGCTCATCTGCGGCAGGCTGCGGCCCGTCACGTCCGCGAGGGTGGCGAAACCCTTGTCGTCCATCCAGTTGCTCAAGCCGTCCACGAAGTCCTCGACGATGCGGTAGCCGTAGTGCATCGCCGCCGTGCAGACCTGGAGGGCTGAGGCACCCAGCAGCAGGAACTCGGCGGCGTCGCGCCAGGTCTGGATGCCGCCCATGCCGCAGATCGGCACGCCGCTTTTCCTCACAGTGGGATCACACATCAGCTCGCTGAGCATGTGCAGCGCGATGGGCTTGACCGCCGG encodes:
- a CDS encoding type II toxin-antitoxin system VapC family toxin: MRVLADTNIMLRYVQKDAEQHTEVEAAVDRLMERGDELVLVPQVMYEYWVVATRPYGTSNGLSYTTEEVNTALRLLSGAFALLPDPLDLFNTWLNLVMTHQVSGKQAHDARLAAAALAHDLGALLTLNAPDFKRFGLTVLTPADL
- the hydA gene encoding dihydropyrimidinase yields the protein MALLIKNGRIITADADYTADLLVEGETISQIGEGLTAPEGARVIDASGKYVFPGFIDPHVHVYLPFMGTFAKDTHTTASQAALIGGTTTYIEMLAPAQSEPLREGWEKWTGLSEGKSACDYTFHLGVTRWDDKTETTLRELVGQGMKSFKVFLAYKGAFGIDDDVLYRVLTLARELGVVVTAHCENAELVAQLQRKLLAEGKTGPEWHEPSRPEGVEAEGTAHFAAFVEMTGAEGYVVHLSNERALEAALEAKRRGVNLHIESVIPHFLLDKTYAERPGVEGAKYVMSPPLREKHNQHALWTALEQGLIDTVGTDHCPFDVSQKAMGEGDFTRIPNGIPAIEDRVNLLYTYGVSRGSLSLSRFVESASTKAAKLFGLFPRKGTISVGSDADLVIYDPGYRGHISAATSHMNNDYSGFEGWEIDGRPDVVTVRGEVAVEGGQFVGDPGRGQLLRR
- the preA gene encoding NAD-dependent dihydropyrimidine dehydrogenase subunit PreA — encoded protein: MADLSVNFAGIRAPNPFWLASAPPTNSGAQIHRAFEHGWGGAVWKTIGAPVLNISNRYGGLTLGGQRLVAINNVELISDRPLEVNLREIAEVKRMWPDRAVIVSAMVDADPKAWREIVMQIEDTGADGIELNYGCPQGMSERGMGAAVGQVPEMCQLNTHWVTSVTRLPVIVKLTPNVTHIIDPAHAALAGGAHALSLINTINSVMKVDLDTLLVTPSIGGQATHGGYAGPAVKPIALHMLSELMCDPTVRKSGVPICGMGGIQTWRDAAEFLLLGASALQVCTAAMHYGYRIVEDFVDGLSNWMDDKGFATLADVTGRSLPQMSSFGGLDLGYQAVARIDPDKCIQCDLCYVACNDTAHQCIDLYSPEGVKVNPGFNVRDGGKQVAQGRATPVVREPDCVGCALCANVCPVDGCIEMVSVPSGRPSVTWDQLTATRPAVTQEWGAMEAYREEAGIEIH